The following coding sequences are from one Canis lupus baileyi chromosome 23, mCanLup2.hap1, whole genome shotgun sequence window:
- the IL18BP gene encoding interleukin-18-binding protein isoform X2: MRQNWTSDPSPLRVLLLCVHMFCHLAGATPVPQATAAASAGITKDSCLSWLLTAKQCPALEVTGPEVEVPLNGMLTLSCTACSRSPFNILFWMGNGSFIEHLPGRLREGSTRESRGEHTQLRRTLVLEELSPTLRNTDFSCVFADPSHTTQQHVVLAQLWAGLETVAPSTQEAPPSSSPLSRLITTEKF; encoded by the exons ATGAGACAGAACTGGACATCAG ATCCCAGCCCTTTGCGGGTCCTGcttttgtgtgtgcacatgttctGTCACCTGGCTGGAGCCACACCTGTACCTCAGGCCACTGCTGCTGCCTCAGCTGGGATCACAAAGGACTCCTGCCTCTCCTGGCTCCTGACAGCTAAGCAGTGCCCAGCACTGGAGGTGACCGGGCCAGAAGTGGAAGTCCCGCTGA ATGGAATGCTGACCTTGTCCTGTACTGCCTGCAGCCGCTCTCCCTTCAACATCCTCTTCTGGATGGGCAATGGCTCCTTCATCGAGCACCTCCCAGGTCGGCTGAGGGAGGGCAGCACCAG GGAGTCCAGGGGTGAACACACCCAGCTGCGGAGGACTCTGGTGCTAGAGGAGCTGAGCCCCACCCTGCGCAACACCGACTTCTCTTGTGTCTTTGCTGATCCCTCGCACACTACCCAGCAGCATGTTGTCCTGGCCCAGCTCtgg GCTGGGCTGGAGACTGTGGCGCCTTCTACCCAAGAAGCCCCACCCTCCAGCAGCCCCCTCTCCCGCCTCATCACGACGGAGAAATTCTGA
- the IL18BP gene encoding interleukin-18-binding protein isoform X1 produces the protein MRQNWTSDPSPLRVLLLCVHMFCHLAGATPVPQATAAASAGITKDSCLSWLLTAKQCPALEVTGPEVEVPLNGMLTLSCTACSRSPFNILFWMGNGSFIEHLPGRLREGSTSRESRGEHTQLRRTLVLEELSPTLRNTDFSCVFADPSHTTQQHVVLAQLWAGLETVAPSTQEAPPSSSPLSRLITTEKF, from the exons ATGAGACAGAACTGGACATCAG ATCCCAGCCCTTTGCGGGTCCTGcttttgtgtgtgcacatgttctGTCACCTGGCTGGAGCCACACCTGTACCTCAGGCCACTGCTGCTGCCTCAGCTGGGATCACAAAGGACTCCTGCCTCTCCTGGCTCCTGACAGCTAAGCAGTGCCCAGCACTGGAGGTGACCGGGCCAGAAGTGGAAGTCCCGCTGA ATGGAATGCTGACCTTGTCCTGTACTGCCTGCAGCCGCTCTCCCTTCAACATCCTCTTCTGGATGGGCAATGGCTCCTTCATCGAGCACCTCCCAGGTCGGCTGAGGGAGGGCAGCACCAG CAGGGAGTCCAGGGGTGAACACACCCAGCTGCGGAGGACTCTGGTGCTAGAGGAGCTGAGCCCCACCCTGCGCAACACCGACTTCTCTTGTGTCTTTGCTGATCCCTCGCACACTACCCAGCAGCATGTTGTCCTGGCCCAGCTCtgg GCTGGGCTGGAGACTGTGGCGCCTTCTACCCAAGAAGCCCCACCCTCCAGCAGCCCCCTCTCCCGCCTCATCACGACGGAGAAATTCTGA